One Narcine bancroftii isolate sNarBan1 chromosome 3, sNarBan1.hap1, whole genome shotgun sequence DNA window includes the following coding sequences:
- the fgf5 gene encoding fibroblast growth factor 5 has product MSKKGKLHATTKFTAECNFKERYQENSYNTYASATYRSENGSREWYVALNKCGKVKKGNSPRVKPQHISTHFLPRFKQSEKEKTFKITRKIPEKKTSSKPPKSPPSVSASRKYVNVVKYRPKFRFG; this is encoded by the exons ATGAGTAAAAAAGGGAAACTCCACGCAACC ACGAAGTTTACGGCTGAGTGCAATTTCAAGGAGCGGTATCAGGAGAACAGCTACAACACTTACGCCTCGGCCACTTACAGAAGCGAGAACGGTAGCCGAGAGTGGTACGTGGCTTTAAATAAATGTGGCAAAGTTAAAAAGGGGAATAGCCCTCGGGTGAAACCTCAGCACATTTCGACACATTTTCTTCCAAGATTCAAACAGTCTGAAAAAGAAAAGACTTTCAAAATTACTCGAAAGATTCCAGAGAAGAAAACATCATCGAAACCACCCAAGTCGCCTCCTTCTGTAAGCGCTAGTAGGAAATATGTGAACGTTGTCAAATATAGACCAAAATTTCGTTTTGGATAG